A stretch of Myxococcus virescens DNA encodes these proteins:
- a CDS encoding alpha/beta fold hydrolase: protein MSPGTRYFHQDRLRVPDGAQLYYQVQGDGLPGMVFCDGLGCDGFAWKYLAPYLVRNHRVLRWHYRGHGRSTVPEDRSRIGMLYTCDDLRRMLDAVGMERVVLFGHSMGVQVALEFQRRYAQRVCGLVLVCGSYGNPLDTFHDSTVLKRAFPLIRGVVERYPEQSARIIHTVLRTELAVQLAITLEMNRERIARNDLAPYFDHLARMDPVVFVRTLESMAEHNAWDHLPHVDVPTLVVAGGQDKFTPGWISEEMADRIPGAELELIPEGTHTTPLEAPGRVEARVERFLRERLNVRTGAPSPPPTPVVSPPAGP, encoded by the coding sequence ATGAGCCCCGGCACGCGGTACTTCCACCAGGACCGCCTGCGCGTCCCGGATGGCGCGCAGCTGTATTACCAGGTCCAGGGAGACGGCCTTCCGGGCATGGTCTTCTGTGACGGCCTGGGCTGTGACGGCTTCGCCTGGAAGTACCTGGCGCCCTACCTGGTCCGGAACCACCGCGTGCTGCGCTGGCACTACCGGGGCCACGGCCGCTCCACCGTCCCCGAGGACCGCTCTCGCATCGGCATGCTGTACACCTGCGATGACCTGCGGCGGATGCTCGACGCCGTGGGGATGGAGCGCGTCGTCCTCTTCGGCCACTCCATGGGCGTCCAGGTGGCGCTGGAGTTCCAGCGCCGCTACGCCCAGCGCGTATGCGGGCTCGTCCTGGTGTGCGGCAGCTACGGCAACCCGCTGGACACCTTCCACGACTCCACCGTGCTCAAGCGGGCGTTCCCGCTCATCCGCGGCGTGGTGGAGCGCTACCCGGAGCAGTCCGCCCGCATCATCCACACGGTGCTGCGCACGGAGCTGGCCGTGCAGCTGGCCATCACCCTGGAGATGAACCGGGAGCGCATCGCCCGCAACGACCTGGCCCCCTACTTCGACCACCTGGCCCGGATGGACCCCGTCGTCTTCGTCCGCACCCTGGAGTCCATGGCGGAGCACAACGCGTGGGACCACCTGCCTCATGTGGACGTCCCCACGCTGGTGGTGGCGGGCGGCCAGGACAAGTTCACGCCGGGTTGGATCTCCGAGGAAATGGCCGACCGGATCCCCGGCGCCGAGCTGGAGCTCATCCCCGAAGGCACCCACACCACCCCACTCGAAGCCCCCGGGCGGGTGGAGGCCCGCGTCGAGCGCTTCCTCCGGGAGCGACTGAACGTGCGTACCGGCGCCCCCTCCCCCCCGCCTACACCGGTGGTGAGCCCTCCCGCTGGCCCCTGA
- a CDS encoding sigma 54-interacting transcriptional regulator — MDYGKHLNLHTIIMLRDVIRKWWQVELAFADRHGVVHEWQRGEVSPPPNAFCRAALTSKEGLRRCGQSVRVLNEKFKANKKVRRSLIHDCHLNFSIVGAPLYIANEYEGFLFVEGFARQPLDAREADVLKSKVRQFAPQHVALDGWSEQVPVLDGAELSKLSDLLECAANEIANHEAAEASRQEDGTPGSSRELSDRYRFEKIIGRSGPMMEVFRLMEKVANSDSTVLINGESGTGKELVARAIHLSGPRAQQPFVVQNCSAFNDNLLESALFGHTRGAFTGALRDKKGLFEVADSGTFFLDEVGDMSAALQVKLLRVLQEGTFLPVGGTQLKEVNVRVIAATHKDLSELVKRGEFREDLYYRINVIRVQLPPLRERRDDMPVLIDHFLRKHHREGQRARGLDAEALAILGAYAWPGNIRELENEIERLLVLGGDLETIPAELISSRIRDAVLPGGGPFISPRAHGKLHEAVEALEREMIQQGLMRTRYNKSRLARELGISRSNLILKISRYGLDKGLPEDEAEMGDA, encoded by the coding sequence ATGGACTACGGGAAGCATCTGAACCTGCACACCATCATCATGCTCAGGGATGTCATCCGCAAGTGGTGGCAGGTCGAGCTGGCGTTCGCGGACCGCCACGGCGTGGTGCATGAGTGGCAGCGCGGGGAAGTCAGCCCGCCGCCGAACGCCTTCTGCCGTGCCGCCCTGACCTCAAAAGAGGGCTTGCGGCGCTGCGGCCAGTCCGTCCGTGTACTGAACGAGAAGTTCAAGGCCAACAAGAAGGTGCGCCGCTCGCTCATCCACGACTGCCACCTCAACTTCAGCATCGTGGGCGCGCCCCTCTACATCGCCAACGAATACGAGGGGTTCCTCTTCGTCGAGGGCTTCGCCCGCCAGCCTCTTGACGCGCGCGAAGCAGACGTCCTCAAGTCGAAGGTGCGCCAGTTCGCCCCGCAGCACGTGGCCCTGGACGGGTGGAGCGAGCAGGTTCCCGTCCTGGACGGCGCCGAGCTGAGCAAGCTGTCCGACCTGCTCGAGTGCGCGGCGAATGAAATCGCCAACCACGAAGCGGCGGAGGCCTCCCGGCAGGAGGACGGCACGCCCGGGTCGTCCCGTGAGCTGAGCGACCGCTACCGCTTCGAGAAGATCATCGGGCGCTCCGGGCCCATGATGGAGGTGTTCCGGTTGATGGAGAAGGTGGCCAACTCCGACTCCACCGTCCTCATCAATGGCGAGTCCGGCACCGGCAAGGAGCTGGTGGCCCGCGCCATCCACCTCAGCGGCCCGCGCGCGCAGCAGCCCTTCGTGGTGCAGAACTGCTCCGCCTTCAACGACAACCTGCTGGAGAGCGCCCTCTTCGGCCACACCCGCGGCGCCTTCACCGGCGCGCTGCGCGACAAGAAGGGCCTCTTCGAGGTCGCCGACAGCGGCACGTTCTTCCTGGATGAAGTGGGCGACATGTCCGCCGCGCTGCAGGTGAAGCTCCTGCGCGTGCTCCAAGAGGGAACCTTCCTGCCCGTGGGCGGCACGCAGCTCAAGGAGGTCAACGTCCGCGTCATCGCCGCCACCCACAAGGACCTGAGCGAGCTGGTGAAGCGGGGCGAGTTCCGCGAGGACCTCTACTACCGCATCAACGTCATCCGCGTGCAGCTGCCGCCCCTGCGGGAGCGGCGCGACGACATGCCCGTCCTCATCGACCACTTCCTGCGCAAGCACCACCGCGAGGGCCAGCGCGCGCGGGGGCTGGACGCGGAGGCCCTGGCCATCCTGGGCGCGTACGCGTGGCCGGGGAACATCCGCGAGTTGGAGAACGAAATCGAACGCCTGCTCGTGCTGGGGGGCGACTTGGAGACCATCCCCGCAGAGCTCATCTCCAGCCGCATCCGCGACGCCGTGTTGCCCGGAGGAGGCCCCTTCATCTCTCCGCGCGCCCACGGCAAGCTGCACGAGGCCGTGGAAGCCCTGGAGCGGGAGATGATTCAGCAGGGACTGATGCGCACGCGCTACAACAAGAGCCGGCTGGCGCGCGAGCTGGGCATCAGCCGCTCCAACCTCATCTTGAAGATTTCACGCTACGGCCTGGACAAGGGCCTGCCCGAGGACGAGGCGGAGATGGGCGACGCATGA
- a CDS encoding cation diffusion facilitator family transporter, which produces MTTSPYTRGESGHGHEHDHGDGHGHGHHHHHGHGHGHGHGPRRGGLAEERKKDKRRLIFALVLTATIALAEAVGGWLTNSLALMSDAGHMLTDVSALALSLVALWFAGKPADVKKTYGYYRMEILSALLNGVLLMGITGFILYEAWERVRSPAQVDIGPMAIVASVGLLANLGALGFLHRSHSMNVRGAFLHVLGDTLSSVGVLVGAGIMAYTGWYVVDPIISVVISIVIVIGAVRLVRDAVDVLMEAVPAHVDLAQIKELMLRAQGVTAVHDLHVWTISSGVYALSAHLVVQDPMVCNNDEILSAVKHDLYDRFGIDHTTIQIESETYSHLGEVH; this is translated from the coding sequence GTGACTACTTCCCCTTACACCCGCGGTGAATCCGGGCATGGCCACGAGCATGACCACGGCGACGGGCATGGCCACGGCCATCATCATCATCATGGCCATGGGCACGGCCATGGGCACGGTCCCCGGAGGGGCGGACTGGCGGAGGAGCGGAAGAAGGACAAGCGTCGGCTCATCTTCGCCCTGGTGCTGACGGCCACCATCGCGCTGGCGGAGGCGGTGGGCGGCTGGTTGACGAACTCGCTGGCCCTGATGTCCGACGCGGGCCACATGCTGACGGACGTGTCCGCGCTGGCGCTGAGCCTGGTGGCGCTGTGGTTCGCGGGCAAGCCGGCGGACGTGAAGAAGACGTACGGCTACTACCGGATGGAGATCCTCAGCGCGCTGCTCAACGGCGTGCTGCTGATGGGCATCACCGGCTTCATCCTCTATGAGGCCTGGGAGCGGGTGCGCTCGCCCGCGCAAGTGGACATCGGGCCCATGGCCATCGTGGCGTCGGTGGGCCTCTTGGCCAACCTGGGCGCGCTGGGGTTCCTGCACCGCTCCCACTCCATGAACGTGCGCGGGGCCTTCCTGCACGTGCTGGGGGATACGCTGTCATCGGTGGGCGTGCTCGTGGGCGCGGGCATCATGGCGTACACGGGCTGGTACGTCGTGGACCCCATCATCTCGGTGGTCATCTCCATCGTCATCGTCATCGGCGCGGTGCGGCTGGTGCGCGACGCGGTGGACGTGCTGATGGAGGCGGTGCCGGCGCACGTGGACCTGGCGCAAATCAAGGAGCTGATGCTGCGCGCGCAGGGCGTCACGGCGGTGCATGACCTGCACGTGTGGACCATCTCCAGCGGCGTGTACGCGCTGTCCGCGCACCTGGTGGTGCAGGACCCCATGGTCTGCAACAACGACGAGATTCTCTCCGCGGTGAAGCACGACCTGTACGACCGCTTCGGAATCGACCACACCACGATTCAAATCGAGAGCGAGACCTACTCCCACCTGGGCGAGGTCCACTGA
- the rsmD gene encoding 16S rRNA (guanine(966)-N(2))-methyltransferase RsmD, giving the protein MRIVAGTAKGRALAGPKSSSLHIRPTADRVRETLFNVLGQFLDGQRVLDLYAGTGALGLEAVSRGAGQAVLVDQDREALTLCRENAQAVGLAGQVEVLSAPVARALETLKRRGDRFELIFADPPYAARVVETVLDGIVAAGLLTPSGMVVVEHDKREAAPDTHAGLDREDQRRFGDTLVSFYRAP; this is encoded by the coding sequence ATGCGAATCGTCGCAGGCACCGCCAAGGGCCGCGCCCTGGCCGGCCCCAAGTCCTCCTCCCTTCACATCCGTCCCACGGCCGACCGCGTCCGGGAGACGCTCTTCAACGTGCTGGGCCAGTTCCTGGACGGCCAGCGGGTGCTGGACCTCTACGCCGGCACTGGCGCGCTGGGCCTGGAGGCCGTGTCTCGCGGCGCGGGGCAGGCGGTGCTGGTGGACCAGGACCGCGAGGCGCTCACCCTGTGCCGTGAGAACGCGCAGGCCGTGGGGCTCGCCGGGCAGGTGGAGGTGCTGTCCGCGCCGGTGGCCCGGGCGTTGGAGACGCTGAAGCGGCGGGGCGACCGCTTCGAGCTCATCTTCGCGGACCCGCCGTATGCCGCGCGCGTGGTGGAGACGGTGCTGGACGGCATCGTGGCCGCCGGGCTGCTGACCCCCTCTGGCATGGTGGTGGTGGAGCACGACAAGCGCGAGGCGGCGCCGGACACACATGCCGGGCTTGACCGGGAAGACCAGCGCCGCTTCGGGGACACGTTGGTGAGCTTCTATCGGGCGCCGTGA
- the coaD gene encoding pantetheine-phosphate adenylyltransferase: MLVAIYPGSFDPLTNGHLSLIQRSLKMFDRLIVAIAVNPKKTPLFSEEERLTLIREAVQDDRVEVDAFHGLLVDYVRRRNAGVIVRGLRAVSDFEYEFQLANMNRKLAPDVETVFMMTGEDYFYISSNLVREVASFGGDVTGLVPPNVHEGLKAKFAGRK; the protein is encoded by the coding sequence ATGCTGGTCGCCATCTATCCTGGTTCTTTTGATCCGCTCACCAACGGGCACCTGAGCCTCATTCAGCGCAGCCTGAAGATGTTCGATCGGCTCATCGTGGCCATCGCGGTGAACCCGAAGAAGACACCGCTCTTCTCCGAGGAGGAGCGGCTCACGTTGATTCGAGAGGCCGTCCAGGACGACCGGGTGGAGGTCGACGCCTTCCACGGCCTGCTGGTGGACTACGTGCGGCGCCGCAACGCGGGCGTCATCGTCCGCGGGCTGCGGGCGGTGTCGGACTTCGAATACGAGTTCCAGCTCGCGAACATGAACCGCAAGCTGGCGCCCGACGTGGAGACCGTCTTCATGATGACGGGGGAGGACTACTTCTACATCTCCTCCAACCTCGTCCGGGAGGTGGCCTCCTTCGGTGGGGACGTCACCGGGCTGGTGCCGCCCAACGTGCACGAAGGTTTGAAGGCCAAGTTCGCTGGACGGAAGTAG
- a CDS encoding pyridoxal phosphate-dependent aminotransferase, with the protein MKLAHRLQAIKPSPTLALNSRAKALVAKGVDVVVLAAGEPDFDTPDYVKQAAVDALRAGFTKYTPTNGIPELREAICAKLERDNGLRYTPDQVLVTSGGKQGLYNFCQAALEEGDEVIIFAPFWVSYPDMVRLAGATPVIVPTREEDGFAPDPDAIRRALTPRTRAVIINSPGNPTGAVYSRAALERIAEVLRPHDCLIVTDDIYEKLLYTDERLGISDVAPDLVPRLVVVNGMSKAYSMTGWRLGYVAGPKPLLAGMQMVQDQSTSNASSIGQKAALAALQGPPDTITAMVKEYRERRDFFIAGLNALDGVRCRMPEGAFYAFADVRGLLGRSYKGKPVTSAMQLSEILLDDFRVAAVPGEPFGADGYVRMSFVTSREVLQKGLARLGELVKALS; encoded by the coding sequence ATGAAACTCGCTCACCGGCTCCAGGCCATCAAGCCGTCTCCGACGCTCGCTCTCAACTCGCGCGCCAAGGCGCTCGTCGCCAAGGGTGTGGATGTAGTCGTCCTGGCCGCGGGGGAGCCGGACTTCGATACGCCGGATTACGTGAAGCAGGCCGCGGTGGACGCACTGCGAGCGGGCTTCACCAAGTACACCCCGACCAACGGCATCCCGGAGCTGCGCGAGGCCATCTGCGCCAAGCTCGAGCGGGACAACGGCTTGCGCTACACGCCGGACCAGGTGCTCGTCACGTCGGGTGGCAAGCAGGGCCTCTACAACTTCTGCCAGGCGGCGCTGGAGGAGGGGGACGAGGTCATCATCTTCGCGCCCTTCTGGGTCAGCTACCCGGACATGGTGCGGCTGGCGGGTGCCACGCCCGTCATCGTCCCCACGCGCGAGGAGGACGGCTTCGCGCCGGACCCGGACGCCATCCGCCGCGCGCTGACGCCGCGCACGCGCGCCGTCATCATCAACAGCCCAGGCAATCCCACCGGCGCCGTCTATTCGCGCGCGGCGCTGGAGCGCATCGCGGAGGTGCTGCGGCCCCACGATTGCCTCATCGTCACGGACGACATCTACGAGAAGCTGCTCTACACCGACGAACGCCTGGGCATCAGCGACGTGGCGCCGGACCTGGTGCCGCGGCTGGTGGTCGTGAACGGCATGAGCAAGGCGTACTCCATGACGGGCTGGCGCCTGGGCTACGTCGCTGGGCCCAAGCCGCTGTTGGCCGGCATGCAGATGGTGCAGGACCAGTCCACGTCCAACGCCTCCTCCATTGGCCAGAAGGCCGCGCTGGCGGCGTTGCAGGGGCCGCCGGACACCATCACCGCCATGGTGAAGGAGTACCGCGAGCGCCGTGACTTCTTCATCGCGGGACTGAACGCGCTGGACGGCGTGCGCTGCCGGATGCCCGAGGGCGCCTTCTACGCCTTCGCGGACGTGCGGGGCCTGCTGGGCCGGTCGTACAAGGGCAAGCCGGTGACGTCCGCGATGCAGCTGTCGGAGATCCTCCTCGACGACTTCCGCGTCGCCGCGGTGCCCGGCGAGCCGTTCGGCGCGGACGGCTACGTGCGCATGAGCTTCGTCACCTCGCGCGAGGTGCTGCAGAAGGGCCTTGCCCGGCTGGGTGAGCTGGTCAAGGCCCTGAGCTGA
- the carB gene encoding carbamoyl-phosphate synthase large subunit, translating into MPKRTDIRKVLVIGSGPIVIGQAVEFDYSGTQAIKALRDEGVEVVLLNSNPATVMTDPEFAHRTYIEPITVEAAERILASERPDSLLPTMGGQTALNLAKALAEQGILEKYGVRLIGASLEAINKAEDRQLFKAAMQKIGVALPKSGYATTLDQAMSLVEDIGFPAIIRPSFTLGGTGGGIAYNREEFETICRSGLKASPTTTILVEESVLGWKEYELEVVRDTADNVIIVCSIENLDPMGVHTGDSITVAPAQTLTDREYQRMRQASLAIIREIGVDTGGSNIQFGINPKDGRMVVIEMNPRVSRSSALASKATGYPIAKIAAKLALGYTLDELRNDITRDTPASFEPTLDYVVVKVPRFNFEKFPHADRTLTTSMRSVGEVMAIGRTFPEAYMKALRSMELGRVGLESPELPAEKEEREKVLREALRIPRPERPWFVAQAFREGMTVEDVHALSAIDPWFLRYIQMLVNEAQSLQEYGRLDQLPDEVLRQAKAHGFSDKYLGRLLGYPAEEVRAHRHARNIRPVYKRVDTCAAEFEAYTPYLYSTYEEEDEAPPTDRQKVLILGSGPIRIGQGIEFDYACVHAAFALREAGYETVMVNCNPETVSTDYDTSDRLYFEPLTIEDVLEVSQREKPVGAIVQFGGQTPLRISVPLEKAGLPILGTSPDAIDRAEDRERFAALIEKLGLKQPENGVARSHAEAFKVAERIGYPVMVRPSYVLGGRAMETVYDVASLERYMREAVSASPEHPVLIDRFLKEAIEVDLDLVADRTGAVMIGGVLEHIQEAGVHSGDAAATLPPHSLSPDLVERMKDQAIALARELGVVGLMNVQFAIQGKTIYILEVNPRASRTVPFISKATGVAMAKIAALCMVGKTLEELGVTQEPEFKHVAVKESVFPFARFAGVDVILGPEMKSTGEVMGLANDYASAFAKSQLAAGVKLPKSGKVFISVKDDDKPAVVDLARRLRSMGFSLVVTSGTHKYLTTKGIEAQVVQKVTEGRPNIVDKIVDGEIVLVINTTFGKQEIADSFSIRRESLMHSVPYYTTVQAARMAVGALESLKCTELEVKPLQEYLGINAAPPGTRR; encoded by the coding sequence ATGCCCAAGCGTACCGATATCCGCAAGGTTCTGGTGATTGGCTCGGGTCCGATTGTCATCGGGCAAGCCGTCGAGTTCGACTACTCCGGTACACAAGCCATCAAGGCACTCCGGGATGAAGGCGTGGAGGTGGTGCTGCTCAACAGCAACCCCGCCACCGTGATGACGGACCCTGAGTTCGCGCATCGCACCTACATCGAACCGATTACGGTGGAGGCGGCGGAGCGCATCCTCGCCTCGGAGCGGCCGGACTCACTCCTTCCCACCATGGGTGGCCAGACTGCGCTCAACCTCGCCAAGGCGCTGGCGGAGCAGGGCATCCTGGAGAAGTACGGCGTGCGCCTCATCGGCGCGTCCCTGGAAGCCATCAACAAGGCCGAGGACCGCCAGCTCTTCAAGGCGGCCATGCAGAAGATTGGCGTGGCCCTGCCCAAGAGCGGCTACGCGACGACGCTGGACCAGGCGATGAGCCTGGTGGAGGACATCGGCTTCCCGGCCATCATCCGCCCGTCCTTCACGCTGGGTGGCACCGGCGGTGGCATCGCGTACAACCGCGAGGAGTTCGAGACCATCTGCCGCTCGGGCCTGAAGGCCAGCCCCACCACCACCATCCTGGTGGAGGAGAGCGTGCTGGGCTGGAAGGAGTACGAGCTCGAGGTGGTCCGCGACACGGCGGACAACGTCATCATCGTCTGCTCCATTGAAAACCTGGACCCCATGGGCGTGCACACCGGTGACTCCATCACCGTGGCGCCCGCGCAGACGCTGACGGACCGCGAGTACCAGCGGATGCGGCAGGCGTCGCTGGCCATCATCCGGGAGATTGGCGTCGACACGGGTGGCTCCAACATCCAGTTCGGCATCAATCCGAAGGACGGCCGCATGGTCGTCATCGAGATGAACCCGCGCGTGTCGCGCTCCAGCGCGCTGGCGTCGAAGGCGACGGGCTACCCCATCGCGAAGATCGCCGCGAAGCTGGCGCTGGGCTACACGCTGGATGAGCTGCGCAACGACATCACCCGCGACACGCCGGCCTCCTTCGAGCCGACGCTGGACTACGTGGTGGTGAAGGTGCCGCGCTTCAACTTCGAGAAGTTCCCGCACGCGGACCGGACGCTGACCACGAGCATGCGCTCGGTGGGTGAGGTGATGGCCATTGGCCGCACCTTCCCTGAGGCGTACATGAAGGCGCTGCGCTCCATGGAGCTGGGCCGCGTGGGCCTGGAGTCCCCGGAGCTGCCGGCGGAGAAGGAGGAGCGGGAGAAGGTGCTGCGCGAGGCGCTGCGCATCCCTCGCCCGGAGCGTCCCTGGTTCGTGGCCCAGGCCTTCCGCGAAGGCATGACGGTGGAGGACGTGCACGCGCTCTCCGCCATCGACCCCTGGTTCCTTCGCTACATCCAGATGCTGGTGAACGAGGCGCAGTCGCTCCAGGAGTACGGGCGGCTGGACCAGCTCCCGGACGAGGTGCTCCGGCAGGCCAAGGCGCACGGCTTCTCCGACAAGTATCTGGGCCGGCTGCTCGGCTACCCGGCGGAAGAGGTGCGGGCGCACCGGCACGCGCGCAACATCCGGCCCGTCTACAAGCGGGTGGATACCTGCGCCGCGGAGTTCGAGGCGTACACGCCCTACCTGTACTCCACCTACGAGGAGGAGGACGAGGCGCCGCCCACGGACCGGCAGAAGGTGCTCATCCTGGGCAGCGGCCCCATCCGCATCGGCCAGGGCATCGAGTTCGACTACGCGTGCGTCCACGCTGCCTTCGCGCTGCGCGAGGCCGGGTACGAGACGGTGATGGTCAACTGCAACCCGGAGACGGTGTCCACCGACTACGACACGTCGGACCGCCTCTACTTCGAGCCGCTGACCATCGAGGATGTGCTCGAGGTGTCCCAGCGCGAGAAGCCGGTGGGCGCCATCGTCCAGTTCGGCGGCCAGACGCCGCTGCGCATCTCCGTGCCGCTGGAGAAGGCGGGCCTGCCCATCCTGGGCACGTCGCCGGACGCCATCGACCGTGCGGAGGACCGGGAGCGCTTCGCCGCGCTCATCGAGAAGCTGGGCCTGAAGCAGCCGGAGAACGGCGTCGCGCGCAGCCACGCGGAGGCCTTCAAGGTGGCCGAGCGCATCGGCTACCCCGTCATGGTGCGGCCCTCCTACGTGCTGGGCGGCCGGGCCATGGAGACCGTCTACGACGTGGCCAGCCTGGAGCGGTACATGCGCGAGGCGGTGAGCGCATCGCCCGAGCACCCGGTGCTCATCGACCGCTTCCTAAAGGAGGCCATCGAGGTGGACCTGGACCTGGTGGCGGACCGCACGGGCGCGGTGATGATTGGCGGCGTGCTGGAGCACATCCAGGAGGCGGGCGTGCACTCCGGTGACGCCGCCGCCACGCTGCCGCCGCACTCGCTGTCGCCGGACCTGGTGGAGCGGATGAAGGACCAGGCCATCGCCCTGGCGCGCGAGCTGGGCGTGGTGGGCCTGATGAACGTGCAGTTCGCCATCCAGGGGAAGACCATCTACATCCTGGAAGTGAATCCGCGCGCGAGCCGCACGGTGCCCTTCATCTCCAAGGCCACCGGCGTGGCGATGGCGAAGATCGCCGCGCTCTGCATGGTGGGCAAGACGCTCGAGGAGTTGGGCGTCACGCAGGAGCCGGAGTTCAAGCACGTGGCGGTGAAGGAGAGCGTGTTCCCCTTCGCGCGCTTCGCGGGCGTGGACGTCATCCTCGGGCCGGAGATGAAGTCCACCGGCGAGGTGATGGGCCTGGCGAACGATTACGCCTCCGCCTTCGCCAAGAGCCAGCTCGCCGCGGGCGTGAAGCTGCCCAAGAGCGGCAAGGTGTTCATCTCCGTCAAGGATGACGACAAGCCGGCGGTGGTGGACCTGGCGCGGCGCCTGCGGAGCATGGGCTTCTCCCTCGTCGTCACCTCCGGTACGCACAAATACCTGACGACGAAGGGCATCGAGGCGCAGGTGGTGCAGAAGGTGACGGAGGGCCGCCCGAACATCGTCGACAAGATTGTCGACGGCGAAATCGTGCTGGTCATCAACACCACCTTCGGCAAGCAGGAGATCGCCGACAGCTTCTCCATCCGCCGCGAGTCGCTGATGCACTCGGTGCCGTACTACACGACGGTGCAGGCGGCGCGGATGGCGGTGGGCGCGCTGGAGTCGCTCAAGTGCACGGAACTGGAAGTGAAGCCGCTCCAGGAGTACCTGGGCATCAACGCGGCGCCCCCGGGCACCCGGCGCTGA
- a CDS encoding NADH:flavin oxidoreductase, whose translation MTDLFAPLELRKGVIAPNRIWLAPLTNTQSHPDGTLSDAELRFLAMRADGGFGVVETCAAYVSQDGKTWPGELGVHDDAMLPGLKRMAARIHEGGALLSAQLFHGGLRANAEVSQREVWSASAYDADGLHCREATEADIEGVIAAFASAARRCAEAGFDAVELHGAHGYLFSQFLSTVFNRRQDRWGGSLENRWRLLQETVRAVRRAAPALVLAVRLSPEDARQARGLDLDESLEVARMLTREGVDILHLSLWKAAHNTLKRPDQHATPLFRQAVGTGVRIVVAGEVRTREEAEAQLARGADAVAVGRAAIANHDWPRRVQRGDALQVPPLSPSTLNAEGLSDVFVNYMRNWRGFVTDQPA comes from the coding sequence ATGACCGACCTGTTCGCGCCCCTCGAGCTCCGAAAGGGTGTCATCGCACCCAACCGCATCTGGCTGGCGCCCCTGACGAACACCCAGAGCCATCCCGATGGCACGCTCTCCGACGCGGAGCTTCGCTTCCTCGCGATGCGCGCCGATGGCGGGTTCGGCGTGGTGGAGACGTGCGCCGCCTACGTTTCCCAGGACGGCAAGACGTGGCCGGGCGAGCTGGGCGTTCACGACGACGCGATGCTACCCGGACTGAAGCGCATGGCCGCGCGCATCCATGAAGGGGGCGCCCTGCTCTCCGCGCAGCTCTTCCACGGTGGACTTCGCGCCAACGCCGAGGTCAGCCAGCGCGAGGTGTGGAGCGCCAGCGCGTATGACGCGGACGGCCTCCACTGCCGCGAAGCCACCGAGGCCGACATCGAGGGCGTCATCGCGGCCTTCGCGAGCGCGGCGCGCCGCTGCGCCGAGGCGGGGTTCGACGCCGTGGAGCTCCATGGAGCACACGGCTACTTGTTCTCGCAGTTCCTGAGCACCGTCTTCAACCGCCGGCAGGACCGATGGGGCGGCTCGCTGGAGAACCGCTGGCGCCTGCTTCAGGAGACCGTCCGCGCGGTGCGGCGCGCGGCGCCCGCCCTGGTCCTCGCCGTGCGCCTGTCGCCGGAGGACGCGAGGCAGGCCAGGGGCCTGGACCTGGACGAGTCGCTGGAGGTCGCGCGCATGCTCACGCGCGAGGGCGTGGACATCCTCCACCTGTCCCTGTGGAAGGCGGCCCACAACACCCTGAAGCGGCCGGACCAGCACGCGACGCCGCTCTTCCGGCAGGCCGTGGGCACCGGTGTCCGCATCGTGGTCGCGGGCGAGGTGCGCACGCGCGAGGAGGCAGAGGCACAGCTCGCACGCGGCGCGGATGCCGTGGCCGTGGGCCGAGCGGCCATCGCGAATCATGACTGGCCGCGCCGCGTGCAGCGAGGCGACGCGCTCCAGGTGCCGCCGCTGTCCCCCTCCACGCTCAACGCCGAGGGCCTGTCCGACGTCTTCGTGAACTACATGCGCAACTGGCGCGGCTTCGTGACGGACCAACCGGCCTGA